The Nocardia vinacea genome contains the following window.
GGGGACGAAGGCCAGCTCGACATCCATCCCGAAGCGCAGCTCGGCCGGTTCGGCCACGGTCAGCCGGGCCTCCACCCGCACGTCATCGCCCAGCTGGATCAGACCGATCCCGAACGGCTCGAAGCTTTCGGCCGTCTCCTTGCCCGCGTACGGCAGTTTGGGGACGAAGCCCTGGGTGGTCCACGCCACGAGCGTGCCGCGTCGGGGCAACAGCCGTTCGGACATGTCCGGGCCGCTGCAGCGCGGGCAGCGTGGTTGTTTGGGCCAGGTGACCGCGCTGCACGCGGCGCAGCGACTGCCGATCAACTGCGGATTCTCCGCCGGCCACGTCGAGACATCGGGCGCGAGGGCCTTTGCCATGCCGTCCTCCATCAGGTGGAAATCTCATTCTCATAAACTGTATACGCTATTTCCGAAGAAATGCGAACAGTGAGTAGTTGCTCTGC
Protein-coding sequences here:
- a CDS encoding Zn-ribbon domain-containing OB-fold protein, which produces MAKALAPDVSTWPAENPQLIGSRCAACSAVTWPKQPRCPRCSGPDMSERLLPRRGTLVAWTTQGFVPKLPYAGKETAESFEPFGIGLIQLGDDVRVEARLTVAEPAELRFGMDVELAFVPLYVDDDGNEVVTVAFAPA